A window from Zingiber officinale cultivar Zhangliang chromosome 7A, Zo_v1.1, whole genome shotgun sequence encodes these proteins:
- the LOC122000235 gene encoding desiccation protectant protein Lea14 homolog, whose product MSNLVDQAKEFMADKVPDIPKPDASLAGVSVRSLSRDGVLFHSQVSVSNPYPFTIPICEIAYTLKSAGREVASGRMRDPESPAASAETMLELPVTVPYDILISLMRDLGRDGDIDYELDVGVTVDLPVVGNFTIPVSTAGEIKLPTLSDMF is encoded by the exons ATGTCGAACCTTGTGGACCAGGCGAAGGAGTTCATGGCGGACAAGGTCCCCGACATCCCCAAGCCGGACGCCTCCCTCGCCGGCGTCTCCGTCCGGAGCCTGAGCCGCGACGGCGTCCTCTTCCACAGCCAGGTCTCCGTCTCCAACCCCTACCCCTTCACCATCCCCATCTGCGAGATCGCCTACACCCTCAAGAGCGCCGGCAG GGAGGTCGCTTCAGGGAGGATGCGCGATCCGGAGTCGCCGGCGGCGAGCGCGGAGACGATGCTGGAACTGCCGGTCACCGTGCCGTACGACATATTGATAAGCCTGATGAGGGACCTGGGGAGGGACGGGGACATCGACTACGAGCTGGACGTGGGAGTCACCGTCGACCTCCCCGTCGTCGGCAACTTCACCATCCCCGTCTCCACCGCCGGCGAGATCAAGCTGCCCACCCTTTCCGACATGTTCTGA